A section of the Candidatus Zixiibacteriota bacterium genome encodes:
- a CDS encoding tryptophanase, with protein sequence MEFLPEPYKTKTVERIKILPREEREKTLAAAHFNVFKIAAENIFIDLLTDSGTSAMSDTQWAGIMTGDESYAGCRNYYNFEAAIKNITGYKNIIPAHQGRVAENLLFTSILKEGQHVPSNTHFDTTRANIEHQKASAVDLVINEGKEPKSEYPFKGNIDLNKVENLIKIVGADKIPVGMITVTNNAGGGQPVSMENIKAYSKLLHKHGIPLYIDACRYAENCYFIKQREIEYRDWSIKQIAREMFKFADGCTMSAKKDGLANIGGFLATNDDKLAAKITNMLILIEGFPTYGGMAGRDLEAVARGLDEALDEDYLKYRTEQVRCFGNMLEDAGVPIVKPAGGHAIFVDIDSFLPDFPREKYPAWAVTVALYREGGIRAVEIGGIMLGLQPDGTEKFPDMELVRLAIPRRVYSMAHLQYAANVFKKIGENKKLVKPLKITWNAPVLRHFTVKLEEAE encoded by the coding sequence ATGGAATTTCTACCGGAACCATACAAAACTAAAACAGTCGAACGAATAAAAATCCTGCCCAGAGAAGAACGTGAAAAGACGCTTGCCGCCGCGCATTTTAATGTGTTTAAAATCGCCGCCGAGAACATTTTCATCGACCTGCTGACCGACTCGGGCACCTCAGCAATGAGCGATACCCAATGGGCAGGCATCATGACCGGCGATGAATCATACGCCGGCTGCCGCAACTATTACAATTTCGAGGCAGCCATAAAAAATATTACCGGCTACAAAAATATCATCCCCGCTCATCAGGGACGAGTAGCAGAAAACCTGCTTTTCACCAGTATCCTAAAAGAAGGCCAGCATGTTCCCTCAAACACTCATTTTGACACTACCCGCGCTAATATCGAACATCAAAAAGCAAGCGCTGTCGATTTGGTTATCAATGAGGGTAAAGAGCCTAAATCGGAGTATCCGTTCAAAGGCAATATCGACCTGAATAAAGTTGAGAATTTAATCAAGATAGTAGGCGCTGATAAAATTCCGGTGGGAATGATTACCGTTACCAACAATGCCGGCGGCGGTCAGCCTGTTTCTATGGAGAATATAAAGGCATACAGCAAGCTTTTACATAAGCATGGTATTCCGTTATATATCGATGCCTGCCGCTATGCTGAGAACTGCTATTTTATCAAGCAAAGAGAAATAGAGTATCGGGATTGGTCGATTAAGCAAATCGCCCGTGAGATGTTCAAATTCGCCGATGGCTGCACGATGTCGGCCAAAAAAGACGGGCTGGCAAATATCGGCGGGTTTTTGGCCACCAACGACGATAAGCTGGCCGCTAAAATAACCAACATGCTGATATTGATTGAGGGCTTCCCTACTTATGGCGGCATGGCTGGACGCGACCTTGAGGCGGTTGCCCGCGGACTTGATGAGGCATTAGACGAGGACTATCTGAAATACCGCACCGAGCAGGTCCGGTGTTTCGGCAATATGCTTGAGGATGCCGGTGTGCCTATTGTCAAGCCGGCGGGCGGTCATGCGATTTTCGTGGATATCGATTCATTCCTACCGGATTTCCCGCGTGAGAAATATCCCGCCTGGGCGGTTACTGTGGCGTTATACCGCGAGGGCGGCATAAGGGCGGTAGAGATAGGCGGCATCATGCTGGGACTTCAACCCGACGGCACCGAAAAGTTCCCTGACATGGAGTTAGTACGGCTGGCTATTCCGAGACGGGTATATTCGATGGCGCATCTGCAGTATGCTGCTAATGTATTCAAGAAAATCGGGGAAAATAAAAAGCTGGTTAAGCCACTGAAAATTACCTGGAATGCCCCTGTATTGCGTCATTTTACTGTCAAGTTGGAGGAGGCTGAGTAA